Part of the Halopenitus persicus genome is shown below.
GGTCGCCTGCTACCGCAACTACTGTCAACACTGGACCGACGTCCGGATCGACTCCGGCGACGGCGCCGCCGTTCGCAACGGGGAGATCCTGTGTGAGAAACACGGCGCCTACTTCGAGTCCGGGACCGGCGTCTGTACCTTCGGCCCGTGTGAGGGCGCGGTCCTGGATGCGGTCGAGGTGGCGGTCCGGGAGGGCGACGTCGTGTTGACCGACCCCGACTACGCCTTCGTTCGTCTCGGCCCCGCCGAGCGGCCGGACGTCGAGGGCGGCTCCCGGATCGACTTCACCGGTTCGTAGCTTGGTTCCTCCCGACGCGTCCGTGCCGGCGGCGTTCTCGTCCCTCCCTCGTCGCCCGGAGTAACATTCAGGTGCCGGTGTCGAGAACGTAGGGGTATGTCATCCGAGACCGGCGACGAGGACCGTGCCGATGGGACGGACGGCGGACTGACCGAGGACGAACTCCGGGAGCTCACCGACGGGCTGGTGAAGCACTCCTCCGGCGGCGGCACGACGGTGTACAAGAACGCGGCCGGCGTCGGCTGCCCGAACCCGAACTGCGACCGCGGGATCTTCCGGACGCTGTTCGTCAGCGACACCGGATGGCAGGAGCTCGGCGCGACCCGGGAGGGCGTGCACCTCTGTTTAACCGCGACCGACGAGAAGCGTCTCGTCTTCATCCACGAGGAGTGATCCCGGTGGACGGCACGCCCGATCACGACGCGGATGCCGCCGATCGCGACGCCGACGCCCCCGACCGCGACGCCGAGGGTGCCGGCCGCGATGGCACCGACCGCGATGTGGATTCCCCTGACAACGACGCTGACACCACCGATCGCGACACGCCCGGCGCCGGCGTCACGCCCGCGGCCCGGGAGATCACGCCGGCCGCACCCGAGGAGTTCGGCCTCGTCCAGGTCTGGTGGGGCGACGGCAAGGGCAAGACCACCGCCGCGCTCGGGATGGGGATCAGGGCGGCCGGCCACGGCTACCGGGTCCACCTCCTGCAGTTTATGAAGGGCGGGGCCGACTCCGTCGAACCGGACCGCGGCGAGTACAACGCGATCGCCGCGCTGCCCGGCCTGTCCTACGAGAACACGGGCCATTACGGCTGGCACGGGTTCCGCGACGGCTCGGCCGACGACGACCACGCCGCGAAGGCGGCCGGCGGGCTCGATCGGGCACGGGAGCTGATCGACGCGGCGGGCGACGCCGACCTGACCGAGCCGCTCCCCCTATCGGGCGACCCTGAAGCGGGGGTTCACCTGCTGATCCTCGACGAGGTGCTGTACGCCGCCGACAGGGGACTCATCGATCCCGACGACGTCCGCGGGCTGATCGAGGCGAAGCCGGACGCCCTCGAGCTCGTGTTGACCGGGAGCCATACGCACCCCGACTACCTCGCGGACGACGCCGACCTGATCACCCGCGTCGCGAAGGAGAAACACCCGATCGACGCCGGCCAGCGGGCGCGCAAGGGAACCGAGTTCTGACCTCGATGACGCGAGTTCCGATCCGATGACGGGGGATCCCCGCGACGCGCGCACGCTGCTGGTCGCCGGCACCGCGAGCCACGTCGGCAAGAGCACGGTCGCCGCCGGGCTGTGCCGGTTGCTCGCCGATCGGGGCGTCGCGGTCGCGCCGTTCAAGGCGCAGAACATGTCGAACAACGCCCGTGCGGTTCCGCGCGCGCCCGGATCCGGATTCGGCGAGATCGGCGTCTCACAGTACACACAGGCGCGCGCAGCCCGCATCCGGCCGACGACGGACCACAACCCCGTGTTGCTCAAGCCCCGCGGCGACGGCGAGTCGCAGGTCGTCGTGAACGGGACCGCGGTCGCCGACGCACCACCCCGTGAGTACTACGCGGACCACTGGGACGACGCCCGAGCGGCGGTCGCGGAGGCCCACGCGCGTCTCGCGGCCGATTCGGACGTGATCGTCGCCGAGGGAGCGGGCTCGATCGCGGAGATCAACCTCCACGATCGCGACCTGGCGAACGTCGAGACGGCCCGTCTCGCCGACGCGGACGTCCTCCTCGTGGCCGACATCGAACGCGGCGGCGTCTTCGCCTCGCTCGTGGGAACCCTCGAACTGCTGCCGGCGGACCTCCGCGACCGGGTCGTCGGCGCCGTGATAACCAAGTTCCGCGGGGATCGCTCCCTGCTCGATCCCGGAATCGAGGCGTTCGAGGACCGGACGGGCGTCCCGGTCCGCGGCGTCATCCCCTTCGACGATCCGGGGCTGCCGGCGGAGGACAGCGTCGACCTCCCGGCCCCGGACGCCCGGCAGCCGACGGTCCGCGGGGCCGACGACGGCGTTTCCTCGGCCGACGCCGTCACGATCGCCGTCCCGCGGCTACCGCGGATCTCCAATTTCACCGATCTGGAACCGCTCGCAGCCGAACCGGGCGTTCGCGTCCGGTATCTCCCGGTCGCGGACCGACGGGATGACGCCCGCGAAGCGGCCACGCCGCTCGCGGATGCCGATGCGGTCGTGCTTCCGGGGACGAAGAACACCGTCGACGACCTGATCGCCCTCCGGGAGTCCGGACTCGCCGCCGCGATCCGCGAGTTCGAGGGGCCGATCGTCGGCCTCTGTGGCGGGTACCAGCTGCTCGGCGAGCGGATCCTGAACGCCGGGATCGAGGGGACCGACGCCGAATCGACCCTCGAGGGACTCAGCCTGTTACCGGTCGAGACGGTCTTCTCCCGCGAGAAGCGCGTCGTCGAGACGGAACTCCGGATCGATGGCGTCGGGCCGCTTACGGGCGTGAGCGGGACGGTCGGCGGGTACGAGATCCATATGGGTGAGACGCGCCCTGCGTCACGTGCCGCGACAGTGACGGCTAACTCCATCGCGACCGACCGGCAGACGACGGCCGATCCCGACTCGACTCCCGACGGTGATCCGCGGCTTCGAACGCCGTTCTCCCCGTCCGACGAGGGGGCGGCTGAACCCGGCGACGGCCGCTCGGGCGTCGAGCTCGGCGCCGCGTTCGGCGGGCGGTCGGGCGTCGTCGGAACCTATCTCCACGGGATCTTCGAGGATCCCGGCGTACGGCGGGCGTTCCTCCGCAACGTCGCGGCGTACGCGAACGTTCCAACCGATCGATTCGACCGGGACCCCGCCGGGGAATCGTCGCCGTACGATGCCGCCGCGGACCTCCTTCGCGAGCACGTCTCCGTCGA
Proteins encoded:
- a CDS encoding cob(I)yrinic acid a,c-diamide adenosyltransferase, with product MDSPDNDADTTDRDTPGAGVTPAAREITPAAPEEFGLVQVWWGDGKGKTTAALGMGIRAAGHGYRVHLLQFMKGGADSVEPDRGEYNAIAALPGLSYENTGHYGWHGFRDGSADDDHAAKAAGGLDRARELIDAAGDADLTEPLPLSGDPEAGVHLLILDEVLYAADRGLIDPDDVRGLIEAKPDALELVLTGSHTHPDYLADDADLITRVAKEKHPIDAGQRARKGTEF
- a CDS encoding DUF7385 family protein, giving the protein MSSETGDEDRADGTDGGLTEDELRELTDGLVKHSSGGGTTVYKNAAGVGCPNPNCDRGIFRTLFVSDTGWQELGATREGVHLCLTATDEKRLVFIHEE
- a CDS encoding Rieske (2Fe-2S) protein, coding for MDEDRRMLPATDVPTDGTVLVTLRPVGDVTVETGDRGADGDELEAMLITLADEVACYRNYCQHWTDVRIDSGDGAAVRNGEILCEKHGAYFESGTGVCTFGPCEGAVLDAVEVAVREGDVVLTDPDYAFVRLGPAERPDVEGGSRIDFTGS
- a CDS encoding cobyric acid synthase, whose translation is MTGDPRDARTLLVAGTASHVGKSTVAAGLCRLLADRGVAVAPFKAQNMSNNARAVPRAPGSGFGEIGVSQYTQARAARIRPTTDHNPVLLKPRGDGESQVVVNGTAVADAPPREYYADHWDDARAAVAEAHARLAADSDVIVAEGAGSIAEINLHDRDLANVETARLADADVLLVADIERGGVFASLVGTLELLPADLRDRVVGAVITKFRGDRSLLDPGIEAFEDRTGVPVRGVIPFDDPGLPAEDSVDLPAPDARQPTVRGADDGVSSADAVTIAVPRLPRISNFTDLEPLAAEPGVRVRYLPVADRRDDAREAATPLADADAVVLPGTKNTVDDLIALRESGLAAAIREFEGPIVGLCGGYQLLGERILNAGIEGTDAESTLEGLSLLPVETVFSREKRVVETELRIDGVGPLTGVSGTVGGYEIHMGETRPASRAATVTANSIATDRQTTADPDSTPDGDPRLRTPFSPSDEGAAEPGDGRSGVELGAAFGGRSGVVGTYLHGIFEDPGVRRAFLRNVAAYANVPTDRFDRDPAGESSPYDAAADLLREHVSVDGLVTDR